One genomic region from Ralstonia pickettii DTP0602 encodes:
- a CDS encoding 3-phosphoglycerate dehydrogenase (K00058: serA, PHGDH; D-3-phosphoglycerate dehydrogenase [EC:1.1.1.95]), which yields MTNKPVIIVTGADLAPEALALLSDYKIVFAGKTPQTADLVALARKHNPVGIIVRYGSVTAEVMDAAPALKVISKHGTGTDTIDKAAAEARSIKVTAAAGANAAAVAEHALALMLACAKAVVQLDARMHAGHWDKATHKSLELNGLTVGLVGLGAIGRRFARMCDAIGMRVIGFDPFATDLPDYIEAVPLERIWEASDVISLQCPLTAENKEMVNASTLARCKPGVIIINTARGGLIDEAALLEAVQSGRVAAAGLDSFAREPLSSPHIFHGQPGFVLSPHIGGVTSAAYINMGVAAATNTIAVLSKVREPAVGQQ from the coding sequence GTGACGAACAAGCCAGTCATTATCGTCACGGGTGCCGACCTCGCGCCGGAAGCCCTCGCGCTGCTGAGCGACTATAAGATCGTATTCGCGGGGAAGACTCCGCAGACCGCCGATCTCGTGGCACTGGCAAGGAAGCACAACCCGGTCGGCATTATCGTGCGCTACGGCAGCGTAACCGCCGAAGTCATGGACGCAGCACCCGCCTTGAAGGTGATTTCGAAACACGGCACCGGCACCGACACCATTGACAAAGCCGCTGCGGAGGCGCGCAGCATCAAGGTGACCGCAGCGGCCGGGGCAAATGCCGCCGCCGTCGCCGAACATGCGCTGGCGCTGATGCTTGCGTGCGCCAAGGCGGTGGTGCAACTGGATGCGCGCATGCATGCCGGCCACTGGGACAAAGCGACGCACAAGAGCCTGGAACTGAATGGCCTGACGGTCGGACTCGTCGGCCTGGGTGCCATCGGCCGACGGTTCGCCAGGATGTGCGACGCAATCGGCATGCGTGTGATTGGTTTCGATCCGTTCGCCACGGACCTGCCCGACTATATAGAAGCTGTCCCGCTGGAAAGGATCTGGGAGGCCTCGGATGTCATCTCGCTGCAATGCCCGTTGACGGCCGAGAACAAGGAAATGGTCAATGCCAGCACACTTGCGCGTTGCAAGCCCGGCGTAATCATCATCAATACCGCCCGGGGCGGGCTGATCGATGAAGCGGCGCTGCTCGAAGCCGTTCAGTCGGGGCGCGTGGCGGCGGCCGGCCTGGATAGCTTTGCGCGCGAGCCGCTGTCGTCGCCCCATATTTTCCACGGGCAGCCTGGCTTTGTGCTGAGCCCGCATATCGGGGGCGTGACCAGTGCGGCCTACATCAATATGGGTGTCGCTGCCGCGACCAACACCATCGCGGTCCTGAGCAAAGTTCGCGAGCCGGCAGTCGGACAGCAGTAG
- a CDS encoding diguanylate cyclase, which translates to MTLPNIIKSFERVPAEIVARAAKIQPAILSDVGGRRGALHGRIKALRPTMKVAGTAFTVEVRPGDNLMIHAALALAQPGDVLVVDGKGDQTSALMGTIMMHAARQRGLAGVVLDGAVRDSIELEEMQFPVFSVGTNPNGPTKEVGGRIGHPISVGGVTVNPGDFICGDADGLVVVEREKIEALLDAAAKKEEAEARRIAQIKEGNTTAPWLLASLVTAGVLKQGEAL; encoded by the coding sequence ATGACTTTGCCCAACATCATCAAATCGTTTGAGCGCGTGCCTGCCGAGATCGTGGCGCGGGCCGCCAAAATCCAGCCTGCAATTCTCTCCGATGTCGGCGGACGCCGCGGCGCGCTGCATGGTCGCATCAAGGCTTTGCGGCCCACCATGAAGGTCGCCGGGACAGCATTCACCGTCGAAGTTCGCCCCGGCGATAACCTGATGATCCATGCCGCACTTGCCCTTGCGCAGCCCGGTGATGTCCTGGTCGTCGACGGCAAGGGGGATCAGACCTCGGCGCTGATGGGAACGATCATGATGCATGCCGCTCGCCAACGCGGCCTGGCCGGCGTTGTCCTCGATGGCGCCGTCCGCGACAGTATCGAACTAGAGGAGATGCAGTTTCCGGTCTTTTCGGTCGGCACGAACCCTAATGGCCCGACCAAGGAAGTTGGCGGCCGCATCGGGCATCCCATTTCTGTCGGTGGCGTCACGGTGAATCCCGGCGATTTCATCTGCGGCGATGCCGATGGATTGGTGGTGGTGGAGCGCGAAAAGATCGAAGCCTTGCTCGATGCCGCCGCAAAGAAGGAAGAGGCGGAGGCCAGGCGCATTGCCCAGATCAAGGAGGGCAATACCACCGCGCCCTGGCTGCTGGCATCGCTGGTGACGGCGGGCGTCCTGAAGCAGGGAGAAGCGCTGTGA
- a CDS encoding LacI family transcriptional regulator — MKAISRRCMLVLAAGLVVASATTHAAPQYPTKPIRVIVPFPAGGGTDIIAREVTNTVAKSTGWVFVVENKPGSGGNLGVDAAAKAPADGYTIVMGQTSNLAINPSLYERLPYDPLKDLAPISLVASAPLVLVTHVNSPYKTMKDVIQAAKAKPGAINFASPGNGTVAHLGGELLQTTAKVKFTHVPYKGAAQAVNDLMGGQVDLYMASVPTLLGHIKNNRLRPLAVTSPKRLQDLAQVPTVAELGYPGFDTATWFGFVAPAATPKDIVVRLNTEFNKALKSPELAKKLNEQGASVLGGTPEAFSALVKQDIFRWASVIKASGTKLD, encoded by the coding sequence ATGAAGGCAATTTCCCGTCGCTGCATGTTGGTCCTCGCCGCAGGGCTGGTTGTGGCATCCGCCACCACGCATGCAGCTCCCCAGTACCCGACCAAGCCCATCAGGGTCATCGTCCCTTTTCCCGCCGGCGGCGGGACAGACATCATCGCGCGCGAGGTGACCAATACGGTTGCCAAGTCGACGGGATGGGTGTTTGTGGTGGAGAACAAGCCAGGCTCCGGTGGCAACCTCGGGGTGGACGCAGCCGCCAAAGCCCCGGCCGATGGCTACACCATCGTCATGGGGCAGACCAGCAACCTTGCCATCAACCCCTCGCTGTACGAACGGTTGCCGTATGACCCATTGAAGGATCTGGCGCCCATCAGCCTGGTCGCCTCCGCGCCGCTGGTGCTGGTCACGCACGTCAACTCGCCTTACAAGACGATGAAGGACGTGATCCAGGCTGCCAAGGCAAAGCCCGGAGCGATCAATTTCGCGTCGCCCGGCAACGGAACGGTGGCGCACCTTGGCGGCGAGCTGCTGCAAACGACCGCGAAGGTGAAGTTCACCCATGTTCCGTACAAGGGTGCCGCGCAGGCAGTCAACGACCTGATGGGCGGACAAGTCGATCTGTACATGGCATCCGTGCCGACGTTGCTAGGGCATATCAAGAACAACAGGTTGCGGCCGCTCGCGGTGACGTCACCGAAGCGTTTGCAAGACCTGGCTCAGGTGCCGACAGTGGCCGAGTTGGGCTATCCCGGCTTTGATACCGCGACCTGGTTCGGCTTCGTCGCGCCCGCCGCGACACCGAAGGACATCGTGGTGCGCCTCAACACCGAGTTCAACAAGGCGCTCAAATCCCCGGAGCTCGCCAAGAAGCTGAATGAACAAGGTGCATCGGTGCTGGGTGGCACGCCTGAGGCGTTCAGTGCGCTAGTCAAGCAGGACATCTTCCGCTGGGCATCGGTCATCAAGGCGTCCGGCACCAAGCTGGATTGA
- a CDS encoding IclR family transcriptional regulator, translating to MLCNMFRLMNRNSELGSTPAGDDAAGTVIAVTRALRVLEAFGVNDPQLSLAELSRRTGIHKTTVLRLARTLAADNYLVQKEDGNWRLGRAAGWLGACYQATFNVQEVVEPVLRELTIRTGESASFYVREGQQRTCLVRVEGPQAIRHHVRIGAALPLDSGSPGRVILAFSGEPGELYEMIRRRGFHLSLGEREPEVSSVSAPVFGLHWRLLGSMCISGPTSRLSEARLLELAQTVMDAANKLSYAMAGSQRPAMHVEKPSTWHP from the coding sequence ATGCTGTGCAACATGTTCCGCCTTATGAATCGAAATAGTGAGCTTGGCAGCACTCCTGCGGGCGACGACGCTGCGGGCACCGTGATAGCGGTGACCCGCGCCCTGCGTGTGCTCGAGGCATTCGGCGTCAATGATCCACAGCTGTCCCTGGCGGAACTGAGCCGGCGGACCGGCATCCACAAAACCACCGTGCTGCGGCTGGCCCGCACGTTGGCGGCAGATAACTACCTGGTGCAGAAGGAAGATGGGAACTGGCGCCTGGGGCGTGCAGCCGGATGGCTGGGCGCGTGCTACCAGGCAACCTTCAACGTGCAGGAAGTCGTGGAACCGGTGCTGCGAGAACTGACGATCAGGACCGGGGAAAGCGCTTCGTTCTACGTCCGTGAGGGGCAGCAGCGAACATGTCTTGTCCGCGTCGAAGGACCGCAGGCCATCCGCCATCACGTCCGAATCGGGGCGGCCCTGCCGCTGGACAGCGGTTCCCCTGGCCGGGTCATTCTGGCGTTCTCGGGAGAGCCCGGCGAACTCTATGAGATGATCCGCCGCCGCGGTTTCCATCTGTCGCTTGGCGAGCGCGAGCCCGAAGTCTCGAGCGTGTCAGCACCGGTATTTGGGCTGCACTGGCGGCTGCTGGGCTCGATGTGTATTTCGGGACCGACCTCCCGCTTGAGCGAAGCGCGGTTGTTGGAACTGGCCCAGACCGTTATGGACGCTGCAAACAAGCTCTCGTATGCCATGGCGGGCAGCCAACGGCCGGCGATGCACGTTGAGAAGCCGTCGACCTGGCATCCGTGA
- a CDS encoding hypothetical protein (K01295: E3.4.17.11; glutamate carboxypeptidase [EC:3.4.17.11]), with protein MHAIRLAFPLLLLCASLSTRGAEPNQAVLAQSEQYREEALSLLERLVNIDSGSASTSGIESVSSVVVDELKRTDAQIETVSAKPAAGSNVLATWKGTGKARILLMAHLDTVFPDGTASTRPFRISDGRAYGPGVVDNKGGVVLGIYAMKVLKGLDFKQYGQITLLLNTNEETGSKGSRALIEQQAKQHDVVLNLEPGREHDGLTVQRKGSGTLTIEVTGKASHAAGPEKGRNAVTELAHQILELNKLGDPAKLTTLSVTVVKAGTVSNVIPDSATAYGDVRVAVPEEFDRIERDLVRVSGTTLVPDTKVTAKLVRGFPPMPRTPTTDKLAAQAQEIYAEIGRKLGLEMSGGAADASLTAGVGTPTLDGFGMVGAHPHSTEEYADVNLVVPRLYLLSRMLMRLSTQ; from the coding sequence GTGCACGCTATCCGTCTGGCCTTTCCCTTGCTCTTGCTGTGCGCTTCGCTCTCGACACGAGGCGCCGAACCGAACCAAGCGGTTTTAGCACAATCGGAGCAATATCGCGAGGAAGCACTCAGCCTCCTGGAACGCCTTGTAAATATCGATTCCGGTTCTGCGAGTACATCGGGCATCGAGTCCGTTAGCTCAGTTGTGGTCGACGAACTGAAGAGAACCGACGCGCAGATCGAAACAGTGTCGGCTAAGCCTGCTGCTGGCAGTAATGTCCTAGCAACCTGGAAGGGTACCGGCAAGGCTCGGATACTTTTGATGGCACATCTGGACACCGTCTTTCCCGATGGTACCGCCTCGACGCGGCCGTTCCGGATCAGCGATGGTCGCGCATATGGCCCGGGAGTCGTCGACAACAAAGGCGGCGTGGTTCTCGGCATCTATGCGATGAAGGTCCTGAAGGGGCTGGACTTCAAGCAATACGGCCAGATTACGCTGCTGCTCAACACGAATGAGGAGACAGGCTCCAAGGGCTCGCGCGCCTTGATCGAACAGCAAGCAAAGCAGCATGATGTCGTGCTCAACCTGGAGCCGGGACGAGAACATGACGGCCTTACAGTCCAGCGAAAAGGTAGCGGCACTCTCACCATTGAGGTGACGGGCAAGGCTTCGCACGCGGCCGGTCCGGAAAAAGGGCGAAACGCCGTCACGGAGTTGGCACACCAAATCCTGGAACTGAACAAACTTGGCGACCCGGCAAAGCTCACTACTTTGAGTGTGACGGTGGTGAAGGCCGGCACGGTATCGAACGTGATCCCTGATAGCGCCACCGCTTACGGAGATGTTCGCGTTGCGGTGCCGGAAGAATTTGACCGGATTGAACGCGATCTAGTGCGCGTATCAGGCACCACACTCGTACCTGACACCAAAGTGACGGCGAAGCTGGTCCGCGGTTTCCCTCCCATGCCTCGAACGCCCACGACCGATAAGCTCGCTGCACAGGCGCAAGAGATCTACGCAGAGATCGGTAGAAAGCTTGGGCTTGAAATGAGCGGCGGTGCTGCCGATGCAAGTCTGACAGCCGGCGTCGGCACGCCGACTCTGGACGGTTTCGGCATGGTAGGCGCACACCCGCATTCCACGGAAGAGTACGCCGACGTCAACTTGGTCGTACCTCGCCTTTATCTTCTGTCTCGCATGCTCATGCGGCTGTCAACGCAGTAA
- a CDS encoding D-amino acid dehydrogenase (K00285: dadA; D-amino-acid dehydrogenase [EC:1.4.99.1]), whose protein sequence is MHVCVLGGGVVGVTTAYFLAREGHRVTVVEQHPEAGVETSFANGGQLSYSYVAPLAGPSALHHLPAWLLSKTAPLLFRPRLSLAQWTWCMQFLRHCTTDRSRQTTVEMLLLGAYSKAVMNDVMLDEGIDFAHSKSGKLVVYRDPVEFEGAKRQMEFQAKFGAEQSALDAKACVLAEPALYAVGDKLAGGILTPSEDAGDCYLFTRELGRVAKEKYGVDFLFNNRVHGLIREGGKVVAVRTDSGDVNADLYVLALGNGSSELAADLGIRLPMYPLKGYSLTVPVEEAHQAPALSVTDLHHKIVYAKLGQHLRIAGMVDMTPTDSHVDAARIELLRSQAAATMPNAGDYSGAQVWTGARPATPDSKPLLGKTNLSNLHLNTGHGALGFTLACASAKLVADTLCGRSPALDLAPYQLAGRNVRRDYRKLGSPNLALN, encoded by the coding sequence ATGCATGTATGTGTGCTTGGCGGCGGCGTCGTCGGCGTGACCACCGCTTACTTCCTGGCTCGTGAAGGTCATCGCGTCACTGTCGTCGAACAACACCCGGAAGCCGGCGTGGAGACGAGCTTTGCAAATGGGGGCCAGCTCAGCTACAGCTACGTCGCGCCGCTCGCCGGCCCCTCGGCCCTTCATCATTTACCCGCGTGGCTGCTCAGTAAGACAGCACCATTGCTTTTCCGGCCCAGGCTGAGCCTGGCGCAATGGACTTGGTGCATGCAGTTCCTTCGTCATTGCACTACCGACCGTAGTCGACAGACAACGGTGGAAATGCTGTTGCTCGGCGCCTACAGCAAAGCTGTCATGAACGATGTCATGCTGGATGAAGGCATCGATTTCGCCCACAGCAAGAGCGGCAAGCTTGTTGTGTATCGTGATCCTGTCGAGTTCGAAGGTGCGAAACGGCAGATGGAATTCCAGGCGAAGTTTGGCGCCGAACAAAGTGCACTGGACGCGAAGGCGTGCGTGCTTGCAGAGCCTGCGCTTTACGCAGTGGGCGACAAGTTGGCCGGAGGCATCCTGACCCCCTCCGAAGACGCCGGCGATTGTTATCTCTTCACGCGCGAACTTGGTCGTGTCGCCAAAGAGAAGTATGGAGTCGACTTCCTGTTCAACAATCGAGTCCACGGGCTCATCCGGGAAGGCGGCAAGGTGGTGGCGGTGCGCACCGATTCTGGCGATGTCAATGCCGATTTGTATGTGCTCGCGCTCGGCAATGGCAGCTCAGAGCTGGCAGCCGACCTCGGCATTCGACTTCCGATGTATCCGCTCAAGGGTTACAGCTTGACTGTTCCGGTGGAGGAGGCACATCAGGCCCCTGCGTTGAGCGTAACAGACCTGCATCATAAGATCGTCTATGCCAAGCTCGGTCAGCACCTGCGAATCGCGGGAATGGTTGATATGACGCCCACCGACTCCCACGTCGATGCGGCCCGGATCGAGCTTCTCAGGTCCCAAGCCGCGGCCACGATGCCAAATGCTGGAGATTATTCCGGAGCACAAGTCTGGACCGGCGCCCGTCCGGCCACGCCGGACAGCAAGCCTCTCCTTGGTAAGACAAATTTGTCGAACCTTCATCTAAACACTGGACACGGAGCCCTTGGCTTCACGCTTGCCTGTGCCAGCGCCAAGCTCGTCGCGGACACTTTGTGCGGCCGTTCACCCGCTCTCGATCTGGCGCCATATCAGCTCGCAGGTCGGAACGTGCGCCGCGACTACCGGAAACTTGGCTCGCCTAACCTCGCGCTGAACTAA
- a CDS encoding MFS transporter, translated as MEGRFSRAQKTACIAGLFLAWAVGYADRILMSVALVPISQEFALSAREAGMLLSAFYVSYAIMQLAGGWLSDKLGSRIVAVACVVMWSIFTGMTSLAWSFTSLLLIRFLFGIGEGSFSPASSVTVAEVFPKNQRARAKSFLVSTVFLGSAAGSAIIAATVSKLGWRGAFHILAVAGFFVAIFLWFSLRSGMGSKRGVKTERPRMVWRPVLKMPLAWKLMTIWFFTSALHVGVNSWMPAYLLKTYHISLSHAGLAMIIPNLLSFFGANMVGYLLDKLGRRFEKGCLVVGSALSTLFFVMMITTDQVWLLIAFWSLYSLSFNLVYATVFSAPLRRAPEHLIGSTTGLMNFGGQLGNSIFPAIMGALITAAGGAFFSAFYLLVGVGVLSIVAALLWKAPADDEVYGLLGDHLAPRRG; from the coding sequence ATGGAAGGCAGGTTTAGTCGAGCACAGAAAACCGCTTGTATTGCTGGCCTGTTCCTCGCATGGGCAGTCGGCTACGCCGACCGCATTCTAATGAGCGTTGCGCTCGTACCGATATCACAAGAGTTCGCACTGTCTGCGCGCGAGGCCGGCATGTTGCTGAGCGCGTTCTATGTCAGCTACGCCATCATGCAGCTTGCCGGCGGTTGGCTGTCCGACAAACTGGGCTCGCGCATCGTCGCGGTGGCCTGTGTCGTTATGTGGTCGATCTTTACGGGCATGACAAGCCTCGCATGGTCTTTCACATCGCTGCTGCTGATTCGTTTCCTGTTCGGGATCGGAGAAGGCAGCTTCTCGCCTGCGAGTTCCGTGACCGTAGCGGAGGTTTTTCCAAAGAATCAACGAGCACGGGCGAAATCCTTTCTCGTATCTACGGTATTCCTGGGGAGTGCCGCGGGTTCGGCCATCATCGCCGCCACCGTGAGCAAGCTCGGCTGGCGCGGCGCTTTCCATATCCTGGCCGTGGCAGGTTTCTTCGTTGCCATCTTCCTGTGGTTCTCCCTGCGCAGTGGCATGGGTTCAAAGCGCGGCGTAAAGACGGAACGTCCGCGTATGGTCTGGCGCCCAGTACTCAAGATGCCTCTTGCATGGAAGCTGATGACCATCTGGTTCTTCACCAGCGCGCTGCACGTGGGCGTCAACTCCTGGATGCCAGCGTATTTGCTGAAGACTTACCACATCAGTTTGAGCCACGCCGGGCTGGCAATGATCATTCCGAACCTGTTGTCGTTCTTCGGTGCAAACATGGTCGGCTACCTGCTTGACAAGCTGGGACGGCGCTTTGAAAAGGGCTGCCTGGTTGTCGGATCAGCACTTAGCACGCTGTTCTTCGTCATGATGATCACGACTGATCAGGTATGGCTCCTCATCGCCTTCTGGTCCCTGTACTCCCTCTCGTTCAATCTGGTCTACGCGACGGTGTTCTCTGCACCGCTGCGTCGTGCGCCGGAACATCTCATCGGTAGTACGACGGGCCTAATGAACTTCGGGGGGCAACTGGGCAACTCGATCTTCCCTGCGATCATGGGGGCGTTGATCACCGCGGCCGGGGGCGCGTTCTTCTCCGCCTTCTATCTTCTTGTGGGCGTTGGCGTGCTTTCCATAGTGGCAGCGCTGCTGTGGAAAGCACCGGCAGACGACGAAGTCTACGGCTTGCTCGGAGACCATCTCGCGCCTCGGCGCGGATAA
- a CDS encoding integrase has translation MSYRVVTHLQQEAVSVSNACRVLQVSRSGYYAHRRAKPSAKSLQEQTHVKAAFAASGANYGSRRVMHALRAQGLRIGRYRVRTLMRETGLRARWKRKFVSTTDSRHTLPVAENVLDRQFDVAEPNRAWVSDITYIRTAQGWLYLAVVLDLYSRRVVGWSMAPTMPAGLVMSALTMALQQRRPEPGLVLHSDRGSQYASDEYQALLKQHHVVCSMSRKGNCWDNSVMERFFLNLKMERVWQRQYANHDEARRDINQYIIAFYNPVRLHSTLGYLSPAAYETETTVKEPICLSEIT, from the coding sequence GTGAGTTATCGCGTGGTAACTCACTTGCAACAGGAGGCCGTATCGGTCAGTAATGCCTGCCGGGTTTTGCAGGTGAGCCGCTCTGGCTACTATGCGCACCGGCGTGCCAAGCCGAGCGCAAAGAGCCTGCAGGAACAGACCCACGTCAAGGCAGCGTTTGCTGCCAGTGGTGCGAACTATGGCAGCCGGCGCGTGATGCATGCGCTGAGGGCACAAGGACTACGTATTGGCCGCTATCGGGTCCGCACGCTGATGCGCGAAACGGGATTGCGCGCGAGATGGAAGCGCAAGTTCGTCTCGACGACCGACAGCAGGCATACGCTACCTGTGGCAGAGAACGTGCTCGACCGGCAGTTTGACGTGGCCGAGCCCAATCGCGCGTGGGTTTCGGACATCACGTATATCCGCACGGCGCAGGGCTGGTTGTATCTGGCGGTCGTGCTGGACCTGTACTCGCGTCGTGTGGTTGGCTGGTCGATGGCTCCCACCATGCCGGCCGGACTGGTCATGTCGGCACTGACCATGGCGTTGCAGCAGCGCCGGCCAGAGCCGGGACTGGTCCTGCATTCCGACCGGGGCAGCCAGTACGCGAGCGATGAATACCAGGCGTTGCTCAAGCAGCATCACGTGGTTTGCAGCATGAGCCGCAAGGGAAATTGCTGGGACAATTCGGTGATGGAACGGTTCTTCCTGAACCTCAAGATGGAACGCGTGTGGCAGCGGCAGTACGCCAACCACGATGAGGCACGGCGCGACATCAACCAGTACATCATCGCTTTCTACAATCCGGTGCGCTTGCACTCCACTTTGGGCTATCTGTCGCCCGCCGCCTACGAGACGGAAACGACAGTGAAAGAACCTATCTGCCTGTCCGAAATAACTTGA
- a CDS encoding transposase (K07483: K07483; transposase): MTRRRRQFDASFKLEVVRMVRDQGLSVSEVCRSMELGETAVRRWVAQYDAERAGGPGEGKPLTAEQQRIRQLEAENRQLREDNALLKKASAFFARELK, translated from the coding sequence ATGACAAGAAGGCGCCGACAATTTGACGCCAGCTTCAAGCTGGAAGTGGTACGGATGGTACGAGACCAGGGATTATCGGTCAGCGAAGTCTGCCGGTCGATGGAACTTGGTGAGACGGCCGTTCGCCGCTGGGTGGCGCAATACGACGCCGAGCGCGCCGGCGGCCCGGGCGAGGGCAAACCGCTGACGGCCGAACAGCAGCGCATTCGGCAGCTCGAAGCGGAGAACCGACAACTGCGCGAGGACAATGCGCTGTTAAAAAAAGCGTCGGCCTTCTTTGCACGAGAACTGAAGTGA
- a CDS encoding DNA damage-inducible mutagenesis protein (K14160: imuA; protein ImuA), which yields MTAQSYAAPPTAAEGFLFPAPTPAAPVPATRQQALSALEQRYPGLWRAGQLGRAGSESVCPTGYDALSAELPGGGWPAGGLTELLTTQGGAGELRLLLPALRTLAGAGRRIALVAPPYLPNAMGLAAAGLPARQLYWVRPPAGTARAAQADMLWAAEQVLRSQAFGGVLVWLPTARPEALRRLQVLAQGGDAVVWALRPAAALRESSPAVLRLLLAPQPGNRLSITFHKRRGPVRDTPLLLRLDGMEAATRTAAWPSPARAPSSLSSSPSSSDAVLDRGAPAAPAPGRTAAHLA from the coding sequence ATGACTGCGCAATCGTACGCAGCCCCACCCACGGCGGCGGAGGGATTTCTCTTCCCTGCGCCGACCCCAGCCGCGCCAGTCCCGGCCACGCGCCAGCAGGCGCTGTCGGCGCTCGAGCAGCGCTACCCCGGGCTCTGGCGGGCCGGCCAGCTGGGCCGTGCCGGCAGCGAGTCGGTATGCCCGACCGGGTATGACGCGCTGTCGGCGGAGCTGCCGGGCGGCGGCTGGCCGGCGGGTGGGCTGACCGAGCTGCTGACCACGCAGGGCGGGGCGGGCGAGCTGCGCCTGCTGCTGCCGGCGTTGCGCACGCTGGCCGGAGCAGGGCGCCGCATCGCGCTGGTGGCGCCGCCGTACCTGCCCAATGCGATGGGGCTGGCGGCGGCCGGGCTGCCGGCGCGCCAACTCTACTGGGTGCGCCCACCCGCCGGCACCGCCAGGGCCGCGCAGGCCGACATGCTGTGGGCGGCCGAGCAGGTGCTGCGCAGCCAGGCCTTCGGTGGCGTGCTGGTATGGCTGCCGACGGCCCGGCCCGAGGCGCTGCGCCGGCTGCAGGTGCTGGCGCAGGGCGGCGACGCGGTGGTCTGGGCGCTGCGCCCGGCCGCGGCGCTGCGCGAGTCGTCGCCGGCGGTGCTGCGGCTGCTGCTGGCGCCGCAGCCCGGCAATAGGCTGTCGATCACCTTCCACAAGCGGCGCGGGCCGGTGCGGGATACCCCCTTGCTGCTGCGCCTGGACGGGATGGAAGCGGCCACGCGCACGGCCGCCTGGCCGTCGCCTGCGCGGGCGCCTTCGTCCTTGTCCTCTTCTCCGTCTTCTTCCGATGCCGTACTGGATCGCGGTGCACCTGCCGCGCCTGCCCCTGGACGCACTGCAGCCCACCTGGCCTGA